AAGGTACCCTTATTCCTGCTAAAAATATTACGTTAAGTGATGTTTCTGAAAAAACATTGGAGAAGTTGCGTCAGACATCTTCAGAATGGCAATTGACAACTTCAAATAAAGAAGCGATTAAAGATGCGGATGTGATTATTATTTCGGTAAAACCTTGGTTAGTCGATGTTGTCGCTGATGAAATTCGCAAGCACGTAGTATACGATAATCAAATCATTGTTTCCATTGCAGCGGGTGTAACTTTCGCACATTTGAAAGATTTGTTTAACGAACATGCCACTATTTTCCGTGTAATTCCAAATACAGCGATAGAAATAAAAGAAAGTGTTTCTTCCATTGCTTATTTAAATGCTGGCGATGAACAAGTTAATCTGATTAAAGCCATTTTTGATGAATTGGGAAAAACATTTATCGTAAAGGAAGAACAATTAAGCGCTTTTACATCACTTTCATCAAGCGGTATTGCCTATGCTTTCCGTTATATTCGGGCAGCAATGGAAGGTGGCGTGGAAATGGGAATTCATCCCGAAATTGCACAGGAAGTGGTGTTGCAAACATTATTAGGCGCAGCAAGATTGTTGGAAGAAAACAAATCGCATCCCGAAGCGGAAATTGACAAAGTTACTACGCCCGGTGGAATTACCATTAAAGGATTAAACGAAATGGAAGCCAATGGATTTACCACTTCCGTTATAAAAGGATTATTAAAAAGTAAAATATAAAATAAGCCTCGCAAAAATGAGTCAATAAAAAAATGGCTCTTTGTTCTTGGCTCTAACTATCTGAATATGATTACACAAGACCAACTGAAAGAAGTGTTGGAACGCGAGAGCGCGTTGAGGAGGTATCTTTGACGTTGATGCCAAACTGATACAAATAGAAGAGGAAGAAATTCGTACACAAGCGCCCGATTTTTGGGAAGATCCGAAAAAAGCGGAAGCGCAAATGAAAAAAGTAAAAGACCTAAAAAAATGGGTGGAAGGTTACAATGAGGTAAAAGCGGCTGCCGACGAACTTCAATTGGCGTTTGATTTTTTCAAGGAAGAAGCCGTAACGGAAGAAGAAGTGGATAATGCTTACGTACATGTAATTCAACTTCTTGAAACCATTGAAATGAAAAATATGCTTTCGGCTGAAGAAGATCAGTTGGGAGCGGTATTGAAAATTGTTTCAGGGGCGGGCGGAACCGAAGCGCAAGACTGGGCGGAAATGCTTTTTCGTATGTACCAACGCTGGAGCGAACGTCAAGGTTACAAATGCGAAATAAGCAATTATCAAGCAGGTGACGAAGCCGGAATAAAAACCGTAACAATGCAAATTGAAGGTGAAATGGCTTTTGGCTATCTTAAAAGTGAAAATGGAGTGCATCGTTTGGTGCGAGTTTCGCCTTACAACGCGCAGGGAAAGCGAATGACTTCATTCTCATCGGTGTTTGTAGTGCCTTTGGTGGACGACAGTATTGAAATTGAAGTAAATCCGGCAAATTTAAGTTGGGATACTTTCCGTTCGAGTGGAGCCGGAGGGCAAAATGTAAATAAAGTAGAAACCGGTGTACGTTTGCATTATAAATATTTCAACGAGTTGGAAGGAAGAGAAGAT
The genomic region above belongs to uncultured Paludibacter sp. and contains:
- the prfB gene encoding Peptide chain release factor 2, with amino-acid sequence MKKVKDLKKWVEGYNEVKAAADELQLAFDFFKEEAVTEEEVDNAYVHVIQLLETIEMKNMLSAEEDQLGAVLKIVSGAGGTEAQDWAEMLFRMYQRWSERQGYKCEISNYQAGDEAGIKTVTMQIEGEMAFGYLKSENGVHRLVRVSPYNAQGKRMTSFSSVFVVPLVDDSIEIEVNPANLSWDTFRSSGAGGQNVNKVETGVRLHYKYFNELEGREDEIVIENTESRSQLGNRENAMRLLKSQLYEYELEKRSVAQAKVEAGKKKIEWGSQIRSYVFDDRRVKDHRTNYQTSDVTGVMDGKIDEFIKAYLMEFGRETEN
- a CDS encoding Pyrroline-5-carboxylate reductase, which translates into the protein MKKIAIIGAGNIGGAIARGLIKGTLIPAKNITLSDVSEKTLEKLRQTSSEWQLTTSNKEAIKDADVIIISVKPWLVDVVADEIRKHVVYDNQIIVSIAAGVTFAHLKDLFNEHATIFRVIPNTAIEIKESVSSIAYLNAGDEQVNLIKAIFDELGKTFIVKEEQLSAFTSLSSSGIAYAFRYIRAAMEGGVEMGIHPEIAQEVVLQTLLGAARLLEENKSHPEAEIDKVTTPGGITIKGLNEMEANGFTTSVIKGLLKSKI